In Paraburkholderia caribensis, a single window of DNA contains:
- the rodA gene encoding rod shape-determining protein RodA, protein MQIDKRAWLERFKKMFAGFDRPLALIVFLLLCVGIVTLYSASLDVPGRVEDQLRNIILTFALMWVLANIPPTTLMRFAVPLYTFGVALLIAVALFGLTRKGAKRWINVGVVIQPSEILKIATPLMLAWYYQRREGNIRWWDYIVGVLILAVPVGLIAKQPDLGTAVLVFAAGFFVIYFAGLSFKLIVPVLIAGVIAVGAIATFQDKICQPEVQWPLMHDYQKHRICTLLDPTSDPLGKGFHTIQAVIAIGSGGPLGKGWLKGTQAHLEFIPEKHTDFIFAVFSEEFGLAGGIVLLTLYMALIARGLYIAANGATLFGRLLAGSLTMAFFTYAFVNIGMVSGILPVVGVPLPFMSYGGTALTTLGFAIGLIMSVARQKRLMQS, encoded by the coding sequence ATGCAAATCGACAAGCGCGCCTGGCTCGAACGCTTCAAGAAGATGTTCGCGGGCTTCGATCGCCCGCTTGCACTGATCGTGTTTCTGCTGCTGTGCGTCGGCATCGTGACGCTGTACAGCGCGAGCCTCGACGTGCCCGGCCGCGTCGAAGACCAGCTGCGCAACATCATCCTGACGTTCGCACTGATGTGGGTGCTGGCCAACATCCCGCCGACCACGCTGATGCGCTTCGCCGTCCCGCTCTACACATTCGGAGTCGCGCTGCTGATTGCCGTGGCGCTATTCGGCCTCACACGCAAGGGCGCGAAACGCTGGATCAACGTCGGCGTGGTGATCCAGCCATCGGAGATTCTCAAGATCGCGACGCCGCTGATGCTCGCGTGGTACTACCAGCGTCGCGAAGGCAACATCCGCTGGTGGGACTACATCGTCGGCGTGCTGATTCTCGCGGTGCCCGTCGGGCTGATCGCGAAGCAGCCCGACCTCGGCACGGCCGTGCTCGTGTTCGCAGCGGGCTTCTTCGTCATCTATTTCGCGGGGCTGAGCTTCAAGCTGATCGTCCCTGTGCTGATCGCGGGGGTGATCGCCGTCGGCGCGATCGCAACGTTCCAGGACAAGATCTGTCAGCCCGAAGTGCAATGGCCGCTGATGCACGACTACCAGAAGCACCGCATCTGCACGCTGCTCGATCCGACATCCGACCCGTTGGGCAAAGGCTTCCACACCATTCAAGCCGTCATCGCGATCGGCTCGGGCGGCCCGCTCGGCAAGGGCTGGTTGAAGGGCACGCAGGCGCACCTCGAGTTCATTCCCGAGAAGCACACCGACTTCATCTTCGCGGTGTTCTCCGAGGAGTTCGGCCTGGCGGGCGGGATCGTGTTGCTGACGCTCTATATGGCGCTGATCGCGCGCGGCCTGTACATCGCGGCGAACGGCGCGACGCTATTCGGCCGATTACTGGCCGGCTCGCTGACGATGGCGTTCTTCACCTATGCGTTCGTGAACATCGGCATGGTGAGCGGCATTCTTCCCGTGGTCGGCGTGCCGTTG
- the mrdA gene encoding penicillin-binding protein 2 encodes MTEFKDTQQQLTKFRLRVAAAGLFVFVCFGLIAFRFLFLQVWHYSKYSLQADENRISVAPIVPNRGIITDRNGVVLAKNYSAYTLEITPSKLNDTLDNVIDNLATVISIDARDRRRFRKLQEDSKNFESLPIRTRLTDDEVARFTAQRFRFPGVEVRARLFRQYPLGPTAAHVIGYIGRISQRDQDKIDDASDQNDSDPEHYDARLDANNYKGTDYIGKIGVEQSYETELHGLTGFEEVEVTAGGRPVRTLSRTQATPGNNLVLSLDIGLQQVAEQAFAGRRGALVAIEPSTGDVLAFVSAPSFDPNSFVDGIDQQTWDELNNSPDHPLLNRPLHGTYPPGSTYKPFMALAALTLHKRTPQWGFQDPGSYTFGGHTFRNDVPQGQGWIDMNRAIMVSNDTYFYMLAHDLGVNAIAGFMKPWGFGQITGIDIAGEARGILPSTDWKRKAYRKPEQQRWYEGETISLGIGQGYNSYTILQLAHATATLANNGTVMKPHLVKEIENPITRALRATVPKDDGRIDVKQSDIDVVKRGMENVTMNPSGTAYQVFRNAAYVSAGKTGTAQVFSLQGAKYHGHALAEHLRDHALFIAFAPADNPKIAIALIVENGGWGAQAAGPIARRVLDYYLVDRLKPGVEQAAVVAAASATEETSAPVIGSAPTAPTGEIQPVAVAAGFKPLPMPAGASTPHAVPASDASGAVAASGAASASAPVAASAAVPRAASASKAAKAPRVASATVAPSPAASDAAVTTAAAPVKASDARKSPRKPRPASDSRPVAAAPSRNEESPAVPRGPVSGGIDE; translated from the coding sequence ATGACCGAATTCAAGGACACCCAGCAGCAGCTCACGAAATTCCGCCTGCGCGTCGCGGCGGCGGGGCTGTTCGTGTTCGTCTGCTTCGGGCTGATCGCGTTCCGCTTCCTGTTCCTGCAGGTCTGGCACTACAGCAAATACTCGCTGCAAGCCGACGAAAACCGCATCTCAGTGGCGCCGATCGTGCCGAACCGCGGCATCATCACCGACCGCAACGGCGTCGTGCTGGCCAAGAACTACTCGGCCTATACGCTCGAAATCACGCCGTCGAAGCTGAACGACACGCTCGACAACGTGATCGACAATCTCGCGACCGTCATCAGTATCGACGCACGTGACCGCCGGCGTTTCCGCAAGCTGCAGGAAGATTCGAAGAACTTCGAAAGCCTGCCGATCCGCACCCGCCTTACCGACGACGAAGTCGCGCGCTTCACCGCACAGCGTTTCCGCTTTCCGGGCGTCGAAGTGCGCGCGCGTCTGTTCCGCCAATATCCGCTCGGGCCGACGGCGGCACACGTGATCGGCTATATCGGGCGCATTTCGCAGCGCGACCAGGACAAGATCGACGACGCCAGCGACCAGAACGACAGCGATCCCGAGCACTACGACGCGCGCCTCGACGCGAACAACTACAAGGGCACCGACTACATCGGCAAGATCGGCGTCGAGCAGAGCTATGAGACGGAGCTGCACGGGCTGACGGGCTTCGAGGAAGTGGAAGTGACGGCGGGCGGCCGTCCGGTGCGCACGCTGTCGCGCACGCAGGCCACGCCGGGCAACAACCTCGTGCTGTCGCTCGATATCGGTTTGCAACAGGTTGCCGAGCAGGCGTTCGCGGGCCGCCGCGGCGCGCTGGTCGCGATCGAGCCATCGACGGGCGACGTGCTCGCGTTCGTGTCCGCACCGAGCTTCGATCCGAATTCGTTTGTCGACGGCATCGACCAGCAGACCTGGGACGAACTGAACAACTCGCCCGATCACCCGCTGCTGAACCGTCCGCTGCATGGCACGTATCCGCCCGGCTCGACGTACAAGCCGTTCATGGCGCTCGCCGCGCTAACGCTGCACAAGCGCACGCCGCAGTGGGGCTTCCAGGACCCGGGCTCGTACACGTTCGGCGGCCACACGTTCCGCAACGACGTGCCGCAGGGTCAGGGCTGGATCGACATGAACCGCGCGATCATGGTGTCGAACGACACGTACTTCTACATGCTCGCGCACGATCTCGGCGTCAACGCGATCGCCGGCTTTATGAAGCCGTGGGGCTTCGGCCAGATCACGGGCATCGATATCGCCGGTGAAGCGCGCGGCATCCTGCCTTCGACCGACTGGAAGCGCAAGGCGTATCGCAAGCCCGAGCAGCAACGCTGGTACGAAGGCGAGACGATCAGCCTCGGCATTGGCCAGGGCTACAACTCGTACACGATTCTTCAGCTCGCGCATGCAACGGCGACGCTCGCGAACAACGGCACGGTGATGAAGCCGCACCTTGTGAAGGAGATCGAGAATCCGATCACCCGGGCACTGCGCGCTACCGTACCGAAAGACGACGGACGCATCGACGTGAAGCAGTCCGATATCGACGTCGTGAAGCGTGGCATGGAAAACGTGACGATGAACCCGTCGGGCACTGCCTATCAGGTGTTCCGCAATGCCGCCTATGTGTCGGCGGGCAAGACGGGGACGGCGCAGGTGTTCTCGCTGCAAGGCGCGAAGTACCACGGCCACGCGCTCGCCGAACATCTGCGCGACCACGCGCTCTTCATTGCATTCGCCCCTGCCGACAACCCGAAAATCGCGATCGCGCTGATCGTCGAGAACGGTGGCTGGGGCGCGCAAGCGGCAGGCCCGATCGCGCGGCGCGTGCTCGACTATTACCTCGTCGACCGTCTGAAACCGGGCGTCGAACAGGCAGCCGTCGTGGCAGCGGCATCGGCGACAGAGGAAACCTCGGCGCCTGTGATCGGCAGCGCGCCGACAGCGCCGACCGGCGAGATCCAGCCTGTCGCCGTCGCGGCTGGCTTCAAGCCGCTGCCGATGCCAGCGGGCGCATCGACGCCGCATGCGGTGCCTGCATCGGATGCGTCTGGCGCCGTCGCGGCGTCGGGCGCGGCCTCGGCTTCGGCGCCTGTCGCGGCGTCAGCCGCAGTGCCGCGCGCCGCTTCCGCATCGAAGGCGGCCAAGGCGCCGCGCGTCGCGTCGGCCACAGTCGCGCCGTCGCCGGCTGCATCTGACGCGGCAGTCACCACGGCTGCGGCACCCGTCAAGGCGTCCGACGCCCGCAAGTCCCCACGCAAACCCCGTCCGGCCAGCGATTCGCGTCCGGTCGCTGCTGCGCCGTCGCGTAACGAGGAATCGCCGGCCGTGCCGCGCGGTCCCGTTTCCGGCGGCATCGACGAGTAA
- the mreD gene encoding rod shape-determining protein MreD, translating to MNRPQYILQPVNPYFIAFSLAAAFLLNMMPWGRLVGVPDFVALVLLFWNVHQPRKVGMGIAFMLGLLMDVHNASLLGEHALAYTLLSYGAITIHRRVLWMSIGVQVFAVMPLLVVAQLVPFVIRLLTGASFPGWGYLIDGFVEAALWPIASILLLMPQRRPADPDDTRPI from the coding sequence ATGAATCGCCCGCAGTACATCCTGCAGCCCGTCAATCCTTATTTCATCGCGTTCAGCCTCGCCGCCGCTTTCCTGCTGAACATGATGCCGTGGGGCCGTCTGGTCGGCGTGCCCGACTTCGTCGCGCTCGTGTTGCTGTTCTGGAACGTGCATCAGCCGCGCAAGGTCGGCATGGGCATCGCGTTCATGCTTGGCCTGTTGATGGATGTGCACAACGCCAGCCTGCTCGGCGAACACGCGCTCGCCTACACGCTGCTGTCCTACGGCGCGATCACGATCCACCGCCGTGTGCTGTGGATGTCGATCGGCGTGCAGGTTTTCGCAGTGATGCCGCTGCTCGTCGTCGCGCAACTCGTGCCGTTCGTGATCCGCCTGCTGACGGGCGCATCGTTTCCGGGCTGGGGTTATCTGATTGACGGGTTCGTCGAAGCGGCGCTCTGGCCCATCGCGAGCATTCTGCTTTTGATGCCGCAGCGCCGTCCGGCCGATCCGGACGATACGCGGCCCATCTGA
- the mreC gene encoding rod shape-determining protein MreC — protein MEYSPPPLFKQGPSALARLIFFVLVALALLISDARFRTLEIVRGVLGAGLYPLQRAALVPRDFFMGAADLAVTSATLRGENEKLRTRNLQLSQQANQAAQLDAENAHLRNLLQLSQRMTTQSIPAEIQYDTRDPFTQKVVIGRGSQQGIRDGSPVVNEDGVIGQVTRVFPMQSEVTLLTDKDQAVPVQIVRTGLRSVIYGTPKGDALDLRFVPISADVLAGDELVTSGLDGIYPPGLPVAKVVRVDKQADTAFARVICQPVAPVRGARDLLVLHYENNVPPRPADEPDPAAAAKEAKKKNAKTQDKGKPGEKDAKSAPTAAASAPAAAAAKPAAPAAASSARPAGKVSTEKKPAAEKSAKPQAAQGANQGAKQ, from the coding sequence ATGGAATACAGTCCGCCGCCCCTGTTCAAGCAAGGCCCCTCGGCACTCGCACGACTGATTTTCTTCGTGCTGGTCGCGCTCGCCCTGCTCATTTCCGACGCGCGCTTCCGCACCCTCGAGATCGTTCGCGGCGTGCTCGGCGCGGGCTTGTATCCGTTGCAGCGCGCGGCATTGGTGCCGCGCGACTTCTTCATGGGCGCCGCCGATCTCGCCGTGACCAGCGCGACGCTGCGCGGCGAGAACGAGAAGTTGCGCACGCGCAATCTGCAGTTGTCGCAGCAGGCCAATCAGGCGGCCCAGCTCGACGCGGAAAACGCGCATCTGCGTAATCTGCTGCAACTGTCGCAACGAATGACAACGCAGTCGATCCCCGCCGAAATCCAGTACGACACACGCGATCCGTTCACGCAAAAGGTCGTGATCGGGCGCGGTTCCCAACAAGGCATCAGAGACGGTTCGCCCGTCGTCAACGAAGACGGCGTGATCGGCCAGGTGACGCGCGTGTTCCCGATGCAATCCGAAGTGACGCTGCTCACTGACAAAGACCAGGCCGTCCCCGTGCAGATCGTCCGCACGGGTCTGCGCAGCGTGATCTACGGCACGCCGAAGGGCGACGCGCTCGACCTGCGTTTCGTGCCGATCAGTGCCGATGTGCTGGCCGGCGACGAACTCGTCACGAGTGGTCTCGACGGCATCTATCCGCCGGGGCTGCCTGTCGCCAAGGTGGTACGCGTCGACAAGCAGGCGGACACGGCGTTCGCGCGCGTGATCTGCCAGCCCGTCGCGCCGGTGCGCGGCGCGCGCGATCTGCTTGTCCTACACTACGAGAACAACGTGCCGCCGCGCCCCGCCGACGAACCCGATCCCGCCGCAGCCGCGAAAGAAGCGAAAAAGAAGAACGCGAAAACGCAGGACAAGGGCAAGCCAGGCGAAAAGGACGCGAAGTCTGCTCCGACGGCAGCCGCATCGGCGCCTGCGGCGGCTGCGGCAAAACCGGCCGCGCCGGCTGCCGCATCGTCGGCCAGGCCTGCCGGCAAGGTATCGACGGAGAAGAAGCCGGCCGCTGAAAAGAGCGCGAAGCCTCAAGCCGCTCAAGGGGCAAACCAGGGGGCCAAGCAATGA
- a CDS encoding rod shape-determining protein, giving the protein MFGFLRSYFSNDLAIDLGTANTLIYMRGKGIVLDEPSVVSIRQEGGPNGKKTIQAVGKEAKQMLGKVPGNIEAIRPMKDGVIADFTVTEQMIKQFIKTAHESRMFSPSPRIIICVPCGSTQVERRAIKEAAHGAGASQVYLIEEPMAAAIGAGLPVSEATGSMVVDIGGGTTEVGVISLGGIVYKGSVRVGGDKFDEAIVNYIRRNYGMLIGEQTAEAIKKEIGSAFPGSEVKEMEVKGRNLSEGIPRSFTISSNEILEALTDPLNQIVSSVKIALEQTPPELGADIAERGMMLTGGGALLRDLDRLLAEETGLPVLVAEDPLTCVVRGSGMALERMDKLGSIFSYE; this is encoded by the coding sequence ATGTTCGGTTTTTTGCGCAGCTATTTCTCCAACGATCTGGCCATTGACCTCGGCACGGCCAACACGCTCATCTATATGCGTGGCAAAGGTATCGTTCTCGACGAGCCGTCCGTCGTTTCGATTCGCCAGGAAGGCGGCCCGAATGGCAAGAAGACCATTCAGGCAGTCGGCAAGGAAGCAAAGCAGATGCTCGGCAAGGTGCCGGGCAACATCGAGGCGATCCGCCCGATGAAGGACGGCGTGATCGCCGACTTCACCGTGACCGAACAGATGATCAAGCAGTTCATCAAGACGGCTCACGAATCGCGCATGTTCTCGCCGTCGCCGCGCATCATCATCTGCGTGCCGTGCGGTTCGACGCAGGTCGAGCGCCGCGCCATCAAGGAAGCGGCACACGGCGCGGGCGCGTCGCAGGTCTATCTGATCGAAGAGCCGATGGCAGCAGCAATCGGTGCCGGCCTGCCGGTTTCGGAAGCAACGGGCTCGATGGTCGTCGACATCGGCGGCGGCACGACGGAAGTCGGCGTGATCTCGCTGGGCGGCATCGTGTACAAGGGTTCGGTGCGGGTCGGCGGCGACAAGTTCGACGAAGCGATCGTCAATTACATCCGCCGCAACTACGGCATGCTGATCGGCGAACAGACGGCGGAAGCCATCAAGAAGGAAATCGGCTCCGCGTTCCCGGGCTCGGAAGTCAAGGAAATGGAAGTGAAGGGCCGTAACCTGTCGGAAGGCATTCCGCGCAGCTTCACTATTTCGAGCAACGAAATTCTCGAAGCATTGACCGACCCGCTGAACCAGATCGTGTCGTCGGTGAAGATCGCGCTGGAACAGACGCCGCCGGAACTCGGCGCCGACATCGCCGAGCGCGGCATGATGCTGACGGGCGGTGGCGCACTGCTGCGCGACCTCGACCGCCTGCTGGCGGAAGAAACGGGCCTGCCCGTGCTGGTCGCAGAAGATCCGCTGACTTGCGTCGTGCGTGGCTCGGGCATGGCGCTCGAACGCATGGACAAGCTCGGCAGCATCTTCTCGTACGAGTAA
- the gatC gene encoding Asp-tRNA(Asn)/Glu-tRNA(Gln) amidotransferase subunit GatC — protein sequence MALTLTDVKRIAHLARLELPDADAEHTLTQLNDFFGLVEQMQAVDTTGIAPLAHPIEQIEDVALRLRDDAVTENVNREDNQRPAPAVQDGLYLVPKVIE from the coding sequence ATGGCCCTGACTCTGACCGATGTGAAACGCATCGCCCACCTCGCTCGGCTCGAATTGCCCGATGCCGACGCCGAGCACACGCTGACCCAGCTCAACGATTTCTTCGGCCTCGTCGAACAGATGCAGGCGGTCGATACGACGGGCATCGCGCCGCTCGCGCATCCCATCGAGCAGATCGAAGATGTGGCGCTGCGTCTGCGCGACGACGCCGTGACGGAAAACGTGAATCGCGAGGACAACCAGCGTCCGGCGCCCGCTGTGCAGGACGGCCTGTATCTGGTGCCCAAGGTCATCGAGTAA
- the gatA gene encoding Asp-tRNA(Asn)/Glu-tRNA(Gln) amidotransferase subunit GatA — protein MHEKSLTELRAALDAKQCSAVELAQLYLKRIDDHKALNAFVHVDAQQTLAQAQAADAQIAAGNAGPLTGLPIAHKDVFVTRNWRSTAGSKMLENYTSPFDATVVERIARAGMVCVGKTNMDEFAMGSSNENSYFGPVQNPWDRKAVPGGSSGGSAAAVAARLAPAATGTDTGGSIRQPASFSGITGIKPTYGRVSRYGMIAFASSLDQGGPLAQSAADCALLLNAMGGFDERDSTSLTHDHENYTRYLGQTWSGAGNAADKPLAGLRIGLPKEYFGAGLAEDVRASIDAALKQYEALGATLVKVSLPKTELSIPVYYVIAPAEASSNLSRFDGVRYGHRAAEYRDLLDMYKKSRAEGFGPEVKRRILVGTYVLSHGYYDAYYLQAQKIRRIIAQDFQEAFKQCDVIMGPVAPSVAWDIGAKGDDPVQMYLADIYTLSVSLAGLPGMSVPCGFGAGANAQRPVGLQIIGNYFNEARMLQVADAFQRVTDWHRKAPAGV, from the coding sequence ATGCATGAGAAAAGCTTGACCGAACTGCGCGCCGCGCTCGACGCGAAGCAATGCTCCGCGGTCGAACTGGCGCAGTTGTATCTGAAGCGCATTGACGATCACAAGGCGCTGAACGCCTTCGTTCACGTCGATGCGCAACAGACGCTCGCGCAGGCGCAAGCCGCCGACGCGCAGATCGCCGCCGGCAACGCCGGTCCGCTGACGGGCCTGCCCATCGCGCACAAGGACGTGTTCGTCACGCGCAACTGGCGCTCCACGGCCGGCTCGAAGATGCTCGAAAACTACACGAGCCCGTTCGATGCAACGGTGGTCGAGCGTATCGCGCGCGCGGGCATGGTATGCGTCGGCAAGACCAATATGGACGAGTTCGCAATGGGCTCGTCGAACGAGAACTCGTACTTCGGCCCGGTGCAGAACCCGTGGGACCGAAAGGCCGTGCCGGGCGGCTCGTCGGGCGGCTCGGCGGCGGCGGTCGCCGCGCGCCTCGCGCCCGCCGCGACAGGCACCGACACGGGCGGCTCGATCCGCCAGCCGGCGTCGTTCTCGGGCATCACGGGCATCAAGCCGACCTACGGCCGCGTGTCGCGTTACGGGATGATCGCGTTTGCATCGTCGCTCGATCAGGGCGGCCCGCTGGCGCAGTCGGCTGCCGACTGCGCGTTGCTGCTGAACGCTATGGGCGGCTTCGACGAGCGCGACTCCACCAGCCTCACGCACGATCACGAAAACTACACGCGCTATCTCGGCCAGACGTGGTCCGGCGCGGGCAACGCGGCCGACAAGCCGCTTGCGGGCCTGCGCATCGGCTTGCCGAAGGAATACTTCGGCGCGGGCCTCGCCGAAGACGTGCGCGCGTCCATCGATGCCGCGCTGAAGCAATACGAAGCGCTCGGCGCCACGCTCGTCAAAGTGTCGCTGCCGAAGACGGAACTGTCGATTCCCGTGTACTACGTGATCGCGCCGGCGGAAGCGTCGTCGAACCTGTCGCGTTTCGACGGCGTGCGTTACGGCCATCGCGCGGCCGAGTATCGCGATCTGCTCGACATGTACAAGAAGTCGCGCGCCGAAGGCTTCGGCCCCGAGGTAAAACGCCGCATTCTGGTCGGCACGTATGTGCTGTCGCACGGCTATTACGACGCGTACTACCTGCAGGCACAGAAGATCCGCCGCATCATCGCGCAGGATTTCCAGGAAGCGTTCAAGCAGTGCGACGTGATCATGGGCCCGGTGGCGCCGTCGGTTGCGTGGGATATCGGCGCGAAGGGCGACGATCCCGTGCAGATGTATCTCGCGGATATCTACACGCTGTCGGTGAGCCTCGCCGGTTTGCCGGGCATGAGCGTGCCGTGCGGCTTCGGCGCGGGCGCGAATGCGCAGCGCCCGGTCGGCTTGCAGATCATCGGCAACTATTTCAACGAAGCACGCATGCTGCAGGTAGCGGACGCGTTCCAGCGCGTCACGGACTGGCATCGCAAGGCGCCGGCGGGAGTTTAA
- the gatB gene encoding Asp-tRNA(Asn)/Glu-tRNA(Gln) amidotransferase subunit GatB has translation MATQWEVVIGLETHAQLSTVSKIFSGAATQFGAAPNTQACPVDLALPGVLPVMNRGAVERAIQFGLAIDATIAPRSIFARKNYFYPDLPKGYQISQYEIPVVQGGQITIQVPANEKAGKEAYEKTVNLTRAHLEEDAGKSLHEDFAGMTGIDLNRAGTPLLEIVTEPEMRSAAEAVAYAKALHGLVVWLGICDGNMQEGSFRCDANVSVRPVGQKEFGTRAEIKNLNSFRFLEEAIQYEVRRQIELIEDGGTVVQETRLYDPDKRETRSMRSKEDAHDYRYFPDPDLMPLVIESSWVERVKGELPELPAAMQRRFVEQYGLTPYDAGVVTSSKAMAAYYEAVVAKVGAAQAKVAANWLMGEVSSQLNREDLDIANSPVLAAQLALVLQRIADGTISNKIAKEIFLAIWEEKATDDTAADRIIEAKGLKQISDTGALEAIIDEVLAANQKSVEEFRAGKEKAFNALIGQAMKATKGKANPQQVNELLKKKLG, from the coding sequence ATGGCAACACAATGGGAAGTCGTTATCGGTCTCGAGACCCACGCGCAGCTGTCGACGGTCTCGAAGATTTTCTCGGGCGCGGCCACGCAGTTCGGCGCCGCGCCGAACACGCAGGCGTGCCCCGTCGATCTGGCATTGCCGGGCGTGTTGCCCGTGATGAACCGGGGCGCCGTCGAGCGCGCGATCCAGTTCGGTCTCGCCATCGACGCGACGATCGCGCCGCGCAGCATCTTCGCGCGCAAGAACTACTTCTACCCTGATCTGCCGAAGGGCTATCAGATCAGCCAGTACGAAATCCCCGTCGTGCAAGGCGGCCAGATCACGATTCAGGTTCCCGCCAACGAAAAGGCCGGTAAAGAAGCGTACGAAAAGACCGTGAACCTGACGCGCGCCCACCTCGAAGAAGACGCGGGCAAGTCGCTGCATGAAGACTTCGCGGGCATGACGGGTATCGATCTGAACCGCGCTGGCACGCCGCTGCTCGAAATCGTCACCGAGCCTGAAATGCGCAGCGCCGCCGAAGCGGTCGCGTATGCGAAGGCTTTGCATGGTCTCGTCGTGTGGCTCGGCATTTGCGACGGCAACATGCAGGAAGGCTCGTTCCGCTGCGACGCGAACGTGTCGGTGCGCCCCGTCGGCCAGAAGGAATTCGGCACGCGCGCCGAGATCAAGAACCTGAACTCGTTCCGCTTCCTCGAGGAAGCGATCCAGTACGAAGTGCGCCGTCAGATCGAACTGATCGAAGACGGCGGCACGGTGGTGCAGGAAACGCGTCTGTACGACCCCGACAAGCGCGAAACGCGTTCGATGCGCAGCAAGGAAGACGCGCACGATTACCGCTATTTCCCCGATCCCGATCTGATGCCGCTCGTGATCGAGTCGTCGTGGGTCGAGCGCGTGAAGGGCGAACTGCCCGAACTGCCGGCGGCGATGCAGCGGCGTTTCGTCGAGCAATATGGCCTCACGCCGTACGATGCAGGCGTCGTCACGTCGAGCAAGGCGATGGCCGCGTACTACGAAGCCGTCGTCGCGAAGGTCGGCGCAGCGCAGGCGAAGGTCGCGGCAAACTGGCTGATGGGCGAAGTGTCGTCGCAACTCAACCGTGAAGACCTCGACATCGCGAACAGCCCGGTATTGGCCGCGCAACTCGCGCTCGTTCTGCAACGTATCGCCGACGGCACGATCTCGAACAAGATCGCGAAGGAAATTTTCCTCGCGATCTGGGAAGAGAAAGCCACGGATGACACCGCTGCCGACCGCATCATCGAAGCCAAGGGTCTCAAGCAGATTTCGGATACGGGCGCGCTCGAAGCGATCATCGACGAAGTGCTCGCCGCGAACCAGAAGTCGGTCGAAGAATTCCGCGCCGGCAAGGAAAAGGCGTTCAACGCGCTGATCGGCCAGGCGATGAAGGCGACCAAGGGCAAGGCGAATCCGCAGCAGGTGAACGAGCTGTTGAAGAAGAAGCTGGGCTGA
- a CDS encoding PPK2 family polyphosphate kinase: MAKKNNLDDYRVPFFDGNDKAKFSLASIDPSSKPFSTGSKDTDRERLAEVGAALDAQQERLHAQRVQRVLLVLQGMDTSGKDGTIRAVFHEVDPLGLRIVPFKAPTLTELAHDFLWRVHSQAPAAGELTIFNRSHYEDVLVPVVLGSIDKDARLRRYRHIRDFELMLAESGTTIIKCMLHISKDEQRERLQARIDDPTKHWKFDVSDLDARKQWDKYQDAYEEALAATSTEYAPWYVIPANSKTHRNVMVGELLLRAFESLELEFPPAKESLKGVIVE; encoded by the coding sequence ATGGCCAAGAAGAACAATCTCGACGATTACCGCGTGCCTTTTTTCGACGGGAACGACAAGGCGAAGTTTTCACTCGCCAGCATCGATCCGTCCTCGAAGCCGTTTTCGACGGGATCGAAAGATACCGACCGCGAACGGCTTGCCGAGGTCGGCGCGGCGCTGGATGCGCAGCAGGAACGCCTGCACGCGCAGCGCGTGCAGCGTGTTCTGCTCGTACTGCAAGGCATGGACACGAGCGGCAAGGACGGCACGATCCGCGCGGTGTTTCATGAAGTCGATCCGCTTGGCCTGCGCATCGTGCCGTTCAAGGCGCCGACGCTCACCGAGCTGGCGCACGACTTTCTGTGGCGGGTCCATTCGCAGGCGCCCGCCGCTGGCGAACTGACGATCTTCAACCGCAGCCATTACGAAGACGTGCTCGTGCCCGTGGTGCTCGGTTCGATAGACAAGGACGCGCGCCTGCGCCGCTACCGGCACATTCGCGACTTCGAGCTGATGCTCGCGGAAAGCGGCACGACGATCATCAAATGCATGCTGCACATTTCGAAGGACGAGCAGCGCGAGCGCCTGCAGGCGCGCATCGACGATCCGACCAAGCACTGGAAATTCGACGTCTCCGATCTCGACGCGCGCAAGCAGTGGGACAAGTACCAGGACGCGTATGAAGAAGCGCTGGCGGCCACGTCGACGGAATACGCGCCGTGGTACGTGATTCCCGCCAACTCGAAGACGCATCGCAACGTGATGGTCGGTGAATTGCTGCTGCGCGCGTTCGAGTCGCTCGAGCTCGAATTCCCGCCGGCGAAAGAATCGCTCAAGGGCGTGATAGTCGAATGA